The Nitrososphaerota archaeon genome contains the following window.
GCGTACGACTCGGAAGAGAGCCATGAGCTCCTGAGGGATGAGCTCCACGCCATGTCGATGATCCCACCACGAATGGAGAAGGTACCCCTCTGGAGGACCGAGGGGCTCTACAGGAAGGAGATGAAGAGGAGGTTCTCCGAGAGGGTGTGCCACCAGAGGTCCAAGGACGAGACCATCTTCTCGGTCGTGAAGAGGACCATGGGGGACGAGATGAGGTCCGTCAGGACGAAGGGGCTTAACAACGAGATCAGGTTCAGGATGATAGCCTACAACGCCATGAGGGTCGCATCCTCTTTTGTCGGAGGGTTTCTACAGAGCCAGGCGGAGACACCCGTGGTATTTTGGAAAACAAGTTCCACAACTCGAAAAATTTCATCGCAGTGACAGCATCGCTTGCAACGGTCCTCCTCTTGGTCGCGCCCGCGCTCACGCCAGCAGCGCTCGCCGCTCATCCGACTCAGATTAACATAACTCCAAGCCAGTCGGCCTGCAACGGTTACGAAGGGAACCCATCGGGCATGGGTCAGGGGTGCTACAACGAGTTCATCTGGTTCGGGTTCAACTACTTCAGCACCGCCTCCGTCTGGGACACGGTCTGGTCTAACTGCCCGACGCCAGACACGACCACCACCGACGTTTCGGTCGACACGACGATGACGACCGCAATCAGCACAGCCAATCCCGAATGCACCAGCAACGCGCTCGCCGGTGGCAACCCCAGCGGCAGCTGGGCTAATTGGGACTACAATGCCCCGTGGATCACTCCTCCGCCATCCCCTAGTTGTGCGCCCTGTGCCTCCGTCCTTCAGTTCGTCTACGATGGGCACAACAAGATAACCTGGGGCCTTT
Protein-coding sequences here:
- a CDS encoding transposase, which produces MTRPRRRFLKLTIGAELRRQLVTSVRVRRGPYGDIVDFPYVVRKAHSVRPIGVGIGDKAYDSEESHELLRDELHAMSMIPPRMEKVPLWRTEGLYRKEMKRRFSERVCHQRSKDETIFSVVKRTMGDEMRSVRTKGLNNEIRFRMIAYNAMRVASSFVGGFLQSQAETPVVFWKTSSTTRKISSQ